The Lactuca sativa cultivar Salinas chromosome 2, Lsat_Salinas_v11, whole genome shotgun sequence genome includes a window with the following:
- the LOC111900208 gene encoding cyclin-D5-1 produces the protein MDPDTTFSLPSLLCEEDESSLNEIKLDASLPKSEDDRYIRSLIETESKSNDYGCVCISDDDNSRNWFKCARLDAINWIFSTREILGFQFRTAYLSLTYFDRFISRRFIDIGKEWAIQLLCIACLSLAAKMEEQVAPSLSHYKAQGYNFESSVIQRMELMVLTTLEWKMSCITPFAYLHHFFSKVQDECECDEFLVSKSIELILDFSKEINSMDYRPSVVAIASVLLACDDQLTRNTMELKIGVVSSLYSLEKEHIYLCYNLLKDIKTKKNNTPCLMNSFSSLRTHWSPSSTIKRKLRFEQNCPLQKIIRR, from the exons ATGGATCCCGACACTACATTTTCTCTACCAAGTCTCTTGTGTGAAGAAGATGAATCGTCTTTAAACGAAATCAAGCTCGATGCTTCCTTACCTAAATCGGAAGACGATCGGTATATACGATCTCTGATCGAAACAGAATCCAAATCAAATGATTATGGTTGCGTTTGCATTTCCGATGATGATAATAGTAGAAACTGGTTCAAATGTGCTCGATTAGACGCCATTAACTGGATTTTCAGT ACCAGAGAAATTTTAGGTTTTCAATTTCGTACAGCTTATCTCTCTTTGACATACTTCGATCGATTCATTTCAAGGCGATTTATCGAT ATTGGGAAAGAATGGGCTATTCAATTGCTGTGTATTGCATGCTTATCTTTAGCTGCTAAAATGGAGGAACAAGTTGCGCCATCATTGTCCCACTACAAAGCACAAGGGTACAACTTCGAAAGCAGTGTGATTCAAAGAATGGAATTAATGGTTTTGACAACATTAGAATGGAAAATGTCCTGCATCACCCCATTTGCTTATCTTCACCATTTCTTCTCCAAAGTTCAAGATGAATGTGAATGTGATGAGTTTCTAGTGTCCAAATCCATTGAACTCATTCTTGATTTCTCCAAAG AGATTAATTCCATGGATTATAGGCCATCTGTTGTTGCCATAGCCTCAGTGTTATTAGCTTGTGATGATCAATTAACAAGAAACACAATGGAGTTAAAGATTGGTGTAGTGTCATCCCTTTACTCTCTAGAAAAA GAACATATATACTTGTGTTACAATCTTTTGAAGGATATCAAGACTAAAAAGAATAACACTCCATGCTTGATGAATTCGTTTAGTTCATTAAGAACTCATTGGAGCCCTTCTTCCACCATTAAGAGGAAGCTTAGATTTGAACAAAATTGTCCATTGCAGAAGATTATTAGGAGATAG
- the LOC111900209 gene encoding calcium-transporting ATPase 2, plasma membrane-type: MESYLNENFGRVKPKHSSDESLRDWRTLCGVVKNPKRRFRFTANLAKRNEVAAMRRTNQEKLKVAVLVSKAAVHFLQGVQPSDYTLPEEVKFAGFEICADEVASIVEGHDSKKLKHHGGVDGIAKKLNTSTTSGISTDKQTLISRQEHFGINKFTETPLRSFWVFVWEALQDMTLMVLGVCAFVSLIVGIATEGWPRGAHDGLGIVASILLVVFVTATSDYRQSLQFKDLDKEKKKISIQVTRNGYRQKLSIYELLVGDIVHLAIGDQVPADGLFLSGFSVSIDESSLTGESEPIMVTTENPYLLSGTKVQDGSCKMLVTTVGMRTQWGKLMATLSEGGDDETPLQVKLNGVATIIGKIGLFFAIITFTVLVQKLITHKINQKTHWKWSGDDALELLEYFAIAVTIVVVAVPEGLPLAVTLSLAFAMKKMMNDKALVRHLAACETMGSATSICSDKTGTLTTNHMTVVKACICTKVLDLTKKVNDIPDNALKLLLQSIFTNTGGEVVINQRGNREILGTPTETAILEFGLLLGGDFKSEREGSKVVRVEPFTSTKKRMGVVLKLPEGIVRAHCKGASEIILAACENMINGNGDVVPLDEGSVNDLKGIIDNFAGEALRTLCLAYIDLNSDVSPETAIPASGYTCIGIVGIKDPVRPGVKESVALCRAAGISVRMVTGDNITTAKAIAKECGILTDDGIAIEGPDFREKSLDELYYLIPKIQVMARSSPLDKHTLVRHLRTTFGEVVAVTGDGTNDAPALHEADIGLAMGIAGTEVAKESADVIILDDNFSTIVTVAKWGRSVYINIQKFVQFQLTVNVVALVVNFTSACLTGSAPLTAVQLLWVNMIMDTLGALALATEPPNDELMKRQPVGRTGSFISIVMWRNILGQSIYQFTVIWLLQSKGKSFFGLYGDDSDLILNTLIFNAFVFCQLFNEINSREMEKEDVTDGIWDNNVFVSVISATFIFQVIIVEYLGTFANTSPLTIIQWFFSIFIGFLSMPIAVYLKRIPYLLNIKTN; the protein is encoded by the exons ATGGAGAGTTAtctgaatgaaaatttcgggaGAGTGAAACCTAAACATTCGTCGGATGAGTCGTTAAGGGACTGGAGGACGCTCTGTGGCGTTGTCAAGAACCCTAAACGACGGTTTCGTTTCACTGCCAACCTCGCCAAGCGCAATGAAGTTGCTGCTATGCGACGTACCAATCAG GAGAAGTTGAAGGTAGCAGTTTTGGTGTCTAAGGCTGCAGTTCACTTTTTACAGG gAGTGCAACCAAGCGACTACACACTACCCGAGGAAGTTAAATTTGCAGGTTTCGAAATCTGTGCTGATGAAGTAGCTTCCATTGTAGAAGGCCACGATTCCAAAAAGCTCAAACATCACGGTGGTGTAGATGGCATTGCAAAGAAGCTCAACACATCAACAACATCGGGCATTTCAACTGATAAACAAACCCTAATCTCCAGACAAGAACATTTTGGGATCAACAAATTCACTGAGACTCCACTTAGAAGCTTTTGGGTGTTTGTATGGGAAGCTCTTCAAGATATGACATTAATGGTCCTTGGTGTTTGTGCATTTGTCTCTTTAATCGTTGGAATAGCAACAGAAGGGTGGCCAAGAGGAGCTCATGATGGGCTTGGAATTGTCGCAAGTATTTTATTAGTGGTTTTTGTAACAGCAACAAGTGATTATCGTCAATCTTTACAGTTCAAAGACTTggataaagaaaagaaaaagatatCAATTCAAGTTACAAGAAACGGATACAGACAAAAGTTATCAATCTATGAACTACTCGTGGGTGATATCGTGCACCTCGCTATAGGCGATCAAGTCCCTGCAGATGGACTTTTCCTTTCTGGATTTTCAGTCTCCATTGATGAATCAAGCTTAACAGGTGAAAGTGAGCCAATAATGGTAACCACCGAAAACCCTTATTTACTATCTGGAACAAAAGTCCAAGATGGATCATGCAAAATGTTAGTTACAACAGTAGGAATGAGAACACAATGGGGTAAACTAATGGCAACTTTAAGTGAAGGTGGAGATGATGAAACCCCATTACAAGTCAAACTCAATGGAGTTGCAACAATCATcggaaaaatcggtctttttttcgCTATAATCACTTTCACAGTTCTTGTTCAAAAGTTAATAACTCACAAAATCAACCAAAAAACTCACTGGAAATGGTCTGGTGATGATGCTTTAGAACTACTTGAGTATTTCGCAATAGCTGTCACCATTGTTGTTGTTGCAGTTCCCGAAGGTTTACCTTTAGCTGTGACTTTAAGTCTCGCATTCGCCATGAAAAAAATGATGAATGACAAAGCACTCGTTCGCCACCTGGCAGCCTGCGAAACCATGGGGTCCGCAACAAGTATATGCAGCGATAAAACCGGGACACTCACTACAAACCACATGACAGTAGTGAAAGCTTGCATTTGTACAAAAGTCTTGGATTTGACCAAAAAAGTCAATGACATTCCCGATAACGCGTTGAAGCTTCTCCTACAATCGATATTCACCAACACCGGGGGCGAAGTCGTAATTAACCAACGTGGGAATCGTGAGATTTTAGGAACACCAACGGAGACAGCGATACTGGAATTCGGGTTGTTGTTAGGTGGGGATTTTAAATCTGAGAGAGAAGGTTCTAAAGTTGTTAGAGTTGAGCCGTTTACTTCTACAAAAAAACGAATGGGGGTGGTGTTGAAGCTTCCAGAAGGAATTGTGCGAGCTCATTGTAAAGGTGCTTCAGAGATAATATTGGCTGCGTGTGAGAATATGATTAATGGAAATGGCGATGTTGTCCCTCTTGATGAGGGATCGGTTAATGATCTCAAGGGTATAATTGACAATTTTGCGGGTGAAGCTCTTCGAACGTTGTGTCTTGCTTATATAGACCTTAATTCCGATGTTTCTCCAGAAACGGCTATTCCGGCTTCTGGGTACACGTGTATTGGAATTGTGGGGATTAAAGATCCTGTCCGTCCAGGTGTCAAAGAGTCGGTGGCTCTTTGTCGGGCTGCAGGGATTAGTGTGCGTATGGTTACAGGGGATAATATTACTACCGCGAAGGCGATCGCTAAAGAATGTGGAATCCTTACTGATGATGGGATTGCAATCGAAGGTCCGGATTTTCGTGAAAAAAGTCTTGATGAATTGTACTATTTAATTCCCAAAATTCAG GTAATGGCACGATCTTCTCCTCTTGATAAGCATACACTCGTGAGGCACTTGAGAACGACATTCGGTGAGGTTGTGGCGGTTACTGGTGACGGTACAAATGACGCTCCTGCCCTTCATGAAGCCGATATTGGGCTTGCAATGGGCATTGCTGGTACCGAG GTAGCAAAAGAGAGTGCGGATGTTATTATTCTAGACGATAATTTCTCGACAATTGTGACGGTTGCGAAATGGGGGAGATCGGTCTACATTAACATTCAAAAATTTGTACAATTTCAGCTTACGGTCAACGTAGTGGCTTTGGTAGTCAACTTCACTTCCGCTTGTTTGACTG GAAGTGCTCCCCTTACAGCTGTCCAGCTGTTATGGGTGAACATGATAATGGACACACTGGGAGCCCTAGCCCTAGCAACCGAACCCCCAAATGACGAATTAATGAAAAGACAACCAGTTGGTAGAACAGGAAGTTTTATAAGCATTGTTATGTGGCGGAATATTTTAGGCCAATCTATTTATCAATTCACAGTCATATGGCTACTTCAATCAAAAGGAAAATCATTTTTTGGTCTTTATGGAGATGATTCCGATTTAATCCTCAACACCCTAATTTTTAACGCCTTCGTTTTTTGTCAg CTTTTTAATGAAATAAACTCTAGAGAAATGGAGAAAGAAGACGTCACAGATGGCATATGGGACAACAATGTGTTCGTAAGCGTGATCTCAGCAACTTTTATTTTTCAGGTGATAATAGTCGAGTATTTGGGCACTTTTGCAAATACTTCACCGTTAACAATCATCCAATGGTTTTTTAGCATTTTTATTGGGTTTTTAAGCATGCCGATTGCTGTCTACTTGAAAAGAATTCCATATTTGTTAAATATAAAAACTAATtag